One window from the genome of Salvia miltiorrhiza cultivar Shanhuang (shh) chromosome 7, IMPLAD_Smil_shh, whole genome shotgun sequence encodes:
- the LOC130992056 gene encoding uncharacterized protein LOC130992056, with protein MAADTSAELQKSNIISTPEYQPDVSAAAAHDGLKFWQFMIAGSVAGMAEHMAMFPVDTIKTQMQALSSCPIKSATVNQAVRSILKSDGARGLYRGIAAMGIGAGPAHAVYFSVYEACKRSFSGGNPNNSAAHAAAGVCATVASDAVLTPMDVVKQRLQLRGTPYGGVWDCMRRVTREEGIRAFFASYRTTVVMNAPFTAVHFATYEAAKRALMEVSPENAADERFLVHATAGAAAGALAAVVTTPLDVVKTQLQCQGVCGCDRFVSGSIEDVCRTIVKKDGYRGLMRGWMPRMLFHAPAAAICWSTYEAAKTFFQQNNQDRLL; from the exons ATGGCCGCCGACACCTCCGCTGAACTCCAGAAAAGCAACATAATTTCGACGCCGGAGTACCAGCCAGATGTTTCCGCGGCGGCGGCGCACGACGGGCTGAAATTCTGGCAGTTCATGATTGCCGGCTCCGTCGCCGGCATGGCGGAGCACATGGCGATGTTCCCGGTCGACACGATCAAAACGCAGATGCAAGCCCTAAGTTCCTGCCCGATCAAATCCGCCACGGTCAATCAGGCGGTCCGATCCATCCTGAAATCCGACGGAGCCCGCGGCCTCTACCGCGGCATCGCCGCCATGGGGATCGGCGCCGGCCCCGCGCACGCCGTCTACTTCTCCGTCTACGAGGCGTGCAAGAGGAGTTTCTCCGGCGGGAACCCTAACAACTCGGCCGCGCACGCCGCTGCGGGGGTGTGCGCCACCGTGGCGAGCGACGCGGTGCTGACGCCGATGGATGTGGTGAAGCAGAGGCTCCAGCTGCGGGGCACTCCGTACGGCGGGGTGTGGGATTGCATGAGGAGGGTGACGAGGGAGGAAGGAATTAGGGCGTTTTTCGCCTCTTACAGGACTACTGTGGTGATGAATGCGCCTTTCACGGCGGTGCATTTTGCGACGTACGAGGCGGCCAAGAGAGCGTTGATGGAGGTGTCACCGGAGAACGCGGCTGATGAGAGGTTCTTGGTTCATGCTACGGCTGGAGCGGCGGCGGGGGCTTTGGCTGCTGTTGTGACGACGCCGCTAGATGTGGTTAAGACTCAATTGCAGTGTCAG GGTGTATGTGGATGCGATAGATTCGTGAGTGGTTCAATCGAAGATGTGTGTCGAACAATAGTGAAGAAAGATGGGTACAGAGGGCTAATGAGGGGATGGATGCCGAGGATGCTCTTCCATGCTCCAGCTGCCGCAATTTGCTGGTCTACATATGAAGCTGCCAAAACCTTCTTCCAACAAAACAACCAAGATAGGTTGTTATAG